From Nocardia sp. XZ_19_385, the proteins below share one genomic window:
- a CDS encoding ABC transporter ATP-binding protein, with protein MTDSIVVTAGLTKRYGAHTAVDGVAMRVEAGEIYGFLGPNGAGKTTTLRMLVGLIRPSAGSATVLGHAPGDPDAVRRIGVLIEGPGFYPYLSGRDNLRVLAKYRGLGRDDVAEALVRVGLANRAEDKFRTYSLGMKQRLGVGAALLGRPDLLILDEPTNGLDPAGMAEMRELITALAGDGHTVLLSSHMLSEVQEICDRVGVISGGKLRTESTVAELRGAASLLLRAEPIELALPAVRNAVGGNALLTSSGIRIEAGPDAAPKVARAVVEAGADLLELRVDEKSLEEVFFELTEMETVL; from the coding sequence ATGACAGATTCCATCGTGGTCACCGCGGGGCTGACCAAACGCTACGGCGCCCACACTGCCGTCGACGGCGTCGCCATGCGCGTCGAAGCCGGCGAGATCTACGGCTTTCTGGGTCCGAACGGGGCCGGGAAGACGACCACGCTGCGCATGCTGGTCGGCTTGATCCGTCCGAGCGCGGGCTCGGCGACGGTACTCGGGCACGCCCCGGGTGATCCGGACGCGGTGCGCCGCATCGGCGTACTCATCGAGGGTCCCGGCTTCTACCCGTACCTCTCCGGCCGCGACAACCTGCGTGTGCTGGCGAAATACCGCGGCCTCGGACGTGACGATGTCGCCGAGGCCCTGGTCCGGGTCGGCCTGGCCAACCGCGCCGAGGACAAATTCCGCACCTACTCCCTCGGCATGAAACAGCGGCTCGGTGTCGGTGCGGCCCTGCTCGGCCGCCCCGACCTGCTGATCCTGGACGAACCGACCAATGGTCTGGACCCGGCGGGCATGGCCGAAATGCGGGAACTCATCACCGCTCTCGCCGGCGACGGCCACACCGTGCTGCTCTCCAGTCACATGCTCAGCGAGGTGCAGGAGATCTGCGACCGAGTCGGCGTGATCTCCGGCGGCAAGTTGCGCACCGAGTCCACGGTGGCCGAATTGCGCGGCGCGGCTTCACTTCTGCTGCGTGCCGAGCCGATCGAACTGGCATTACCGGCGGTGCGCAACGCCGTGGGCGGCAACGCGCTGCTGACTTCCAGCGGAATTCGCATCGAGGCGGGACCGGACGCGGCGCCCAAGGTGGCGCGCGCGGTCGTCGAGGCGGGCGCGGACCTGCTGGAACTGCGGGTCGACGAGAAATCCCTGGAAGAAGTCTTTTTCGAATTGACGGAAATGGAGACGGTGCTATGA